The Streptococcus pluranimalium genome contains a region encoding:
- a CDS encoding polysaccharide deacetylase family protein has protein sequence MKKILLILFFLIGGIFLIMFLGRMFYTQYRQEKVTNFVEGFQNNLSRDIPISNGQEVWSDKESWIYFSIGEEGNPVQKELKALMPKQNQLGKYANHEVERLHLLYPQKASSNLDGISELVLKESSYRIKGLDIIKEKDKEHQRIHFKDARYKTPFTLNDLIRDKAAFRKVIEAATSQGSWSQERKKTVLEPFQSDDWSEINFSYKDSQLFLTKELSLPLTSIFDAIQGTYLTGNDLTSYQDYQEEKKKNLKRVALTFDDGPNPDTTPRVLEILDQYNAKATFFTLGHKLAGQETLVKRMIDQGNEIGNHTWSHPNLTTLSVEGIKQEITATNQAIEKITHQKPTLMRPPYGATNATVQAAVGMKEIMWTVDTLDWQSHSTPAIMKKLKEQLTPGGIILMHDIHQTSVDALPSVLDYLKSQGYEVVTVSELYGY, from the coding sequence ATGAAGAAAATATTACTCATATTATTCTTTCTTATCGGGGGAATATTTTTAATAATGTTTTTAGGAAGAATGTTCTATACCCAATATCGACAAGAAAAAGTAACAAACTTTGTTGAGGGCTTTCAAAATAATCTTAGTCGTGATATCCCGATATCAAATGGGCAAGAAGTTTGGTCGGATAAGGAATCCTGGATTTATTTTAGCATAGGCGAAGAAGGTAACCCTGTTCAAAAAGAATTAAAGGCGCTAATGCCTAAGCAAAATCAGCTAGGGAAATATGCCAATCATGAAGTTGAGCGTCTGCACCTACTCTATCCGCAAAAAGCATCGTCTAATTTAGATGGAATTTCAGAATTAGTCTTAAAAGAAAGTAGTTATCGCATTAAGGGATTAGATATTATCAAGGAGAAAGATAAAGAACATCAACGGATACATTTTAAAGATGCTAGGTATAAGACTCCTTTTACTTTAAATGACTTAATAAGGGATAAAGCTGCTTTTCGGAAAGTTATTGAAGCGGCAACTAGCCAGGGATCTTGGTCACAAGAGAGAAAAAAAACAGTTTTAGAACCCTTCCAAAGTGATGATTGGTCAGAGATTAATTTTTCTTATAAGGATAGCCAGCTTTTTTTGACTAAGGAACTGAGTCTACCACTTACGTCTATTTTTGATGCTATTCAAGGAACATATCTCACAGGGAATGATTTAACAAGTTATCAAGATTACCAGGAGGAGAAGAAAAAGAATCTTAAGAGAGTTGCTTTAACTTTTGACGATGGGCCTAATCCTGACACAACACCTCGTGTTTTGGAAATATTAGATCAATATAATGCTAAAGCGACATTTTTTACGCTTGGTCATAAATTAGCTGGTCAGGAGACATTAGTAAAAAGAATGATTGATCAAGGTAATGAAATTGGAAATCATACTTGGTCTCATCCGAATTTGACAACTCTATCTGTTGAAGGGATCAAGCAAGAAATTACAGCTACTAATCAAGCGATTGAAAAGATTACTCATCAAAAACCAACGTTGATGCGTCCGCCTTATGGAGCTACTAACGCAACGGTACAAGCTGCTGTGGGTATGAAAGAAATTATGTGGACAGTTGATACTCTCGATTGGCAAAGTCATTCCACACCCGCCATCATGAAAAAACTTAAGGAGCAGTTGACGCCTGGAGGAATTATCTTGATGCATGATATTCACCAAACATCCGTAGATGCTTTGCCGTCAGTATTAGACTATTTAAAATCGCAAGGTTATGAGGTTGTTACAGTTAGTGAGTTATATGGTTATTGA
- a CDS encoding DEAD/DEAH box helicase, whose translation MIKHLPKEWQNKLADLGFNDTTPIQKELFSPLSAGENVLGTSPTGTGKTLAYMWPLLLTLTPKKAQQLLILAPNSELAGQLFDVAKTWAESIGLTPQLLLSGSSQKRQIERLKKGPEIIIGTPGRIFELVKLKKVKMMNINTIVLDEYDELLSDSQIQFVTKISNHVPRNHQMVYLSATQKISIDSLADDTKIIDLSDQEQSAIAHYYISLEKRERLEFLRKLSNIPDFRGLVFFNNLSDLGAAEERLQFNGTSAVSLASDINVKMRKVILEKFKNYELSLLLATDLVARGIDINNLETVINFDIPRDRETYTHRAGRTGRMGKEGQVISLVTHKEDLKKLKKMASVQELQLKNQTLSLKK comes from the coding sequence ATGATTAAACATCTCCCAAAAGAATGGCAGAACAAACTTGCTGATCTTGGATTTAATGACACAACACCTATCCAAAAGGAGCTATTTTCACCCTTATCTGCTGGTGAAAATGTTTTAGGCACTAGCCCAACTGGTACTGGTAAAACATTGGCTTATATGTGGCCTCTACTCTTGACACTGACGCCTAAAAAAGCACAACAATTACTCATTTTAGCTCCTAATAGTGAATTAGCTGGTCAATTATTTGACGTTGCTAAAACATGGGCGGAATCAATCGGATTGACCCCGCAGCTACTGCTTTCAGGATCTAGCCAAAAAAGACAAATTGAACGCCTAAAAAAAGGACCTGAAATCATCATCGGCACACCCGGACGTATTTTTGAACTAGTGAAACTTAAAAAAGTTAAAATGATGAACATCAATACAATTGTGCTTGATGAATACGATGAACTCTTAAGCGATTCTCAAATACAATTTGTCACTAAGATTAGTAACCATGTTCCCCGCAATCATCAAATGGTCTATCTATCTGCAACTCAAAAGATAAGCATTGATAGTTTAGCTGATGACACCAAAATTATTGATCTTTCTGATCAGGAACAAAGTGCTATCGCTCATTATTATATTAGTCTTGAAAAACGCGAGCGCCTAGAATTTTTGCGTAAACTCAGTAACATCCCTGATTTTCGTGGACTAGTGTTTTTCAATAACCTATCTGATTTGGGTGCGGCTGAAGAGAGGCTACAATTCAATGGCACATCTGCTGTCTCACTCGCAAGTGACATCAATGTTAAAATGCGAAAAGTTATCTTGGAGAAATTCAAAAACTATGAATTAAGTTTACTACTAGCTACTGATCTAGTCGCTAGAGGAATTGACATCAACAACCTTGAAACGGTCATCAATTTTGACATCCCCCGTGATCGTGAAACCTATACCCATCGTGCTGGAAGAACTGGGCGTATGGGAAAAGAAGGACAAGTTATTTCATTAGTCACTCACAAAGAAGATCTCAAAAAATTGAAAAAGATGGCTTCTGTCCAAGAATTACAACTCAAAAATCAGACCCTATCATTAAAGAAATAA